The nucleotide sequence CGAGAAGGTAAAATTCTGGCTTGTAGGAAGAACTGGTAGCACACTGCTAGCCGGCGAGGATTCTGAGCTTTCATATTGGGCCCGATTGGCGGGTTTCACCATCTATCAATCGGAGCTGAGGCTTATCCACTACATTGAAGCCCGAAAACTGGACGAAGCCTATTTACTTGGCCTCCACAAAGGATTCAGGATAGCCGACACCTATTTGTTGCAATACAGGATGGTACTTACCGGGGTGTCTCCGTTTTGGCAGCGCCTGAATTACGCGTGGTGGTTGTGGTCTAAATGGCTGGCAGCTCCTCTGCGAAAGGCATTTGCCGAGGGAGAAGTAGAACGGCTCGACATTATCACGAAAAAACCAACATTGGGTGAATGCTTCTCTTTTCTCATTGGCTGGGGCAAATGGAGTATGGTTACCCGCGAGATAAAACGCACCCGAAAAGCGTTAAAGCCCATTATTGCACCTCCAAAATCATCGTAACTTGGAACAACAAGACATTCGCATAACGGTCGTTACCATAGTGTACAACGGTGCGGACTCCGTTGCCAAAGCTATTCGCTCGGTACTCGATCAGAAATACCCGAACCTCGAGTATATCGTGATTGATGGCGGCTCTACGGACGGAACGCTGGAAGTTCTCGAAGATTTTGGCAACCAAATTCAATGGATATCAGAGTCGGACGAAGGTATCAGCGATGCGTTTAACAAAGGTATTCGAAGGGCTACCGGTCAAATCATCGGCTTGCTCAATGCGGATGATTCCTATCTTCCCGGAACCCTGCAAGCTGTGGCTTCGCGCTTTCGCGGCGAAGGCGTGTATTACGGCGCCATGCAATTACAGGAGAACAATCGGCCGGGCGGAACCTACCATCCCAACCACGAGCTGCTCGAAAAAGACATGACCCTTTGTCACCCGGCAACTTTTATTACAGCAGGACTTTATAAAAAGTACGGTCTGTACCGCACCGACTACTGCTACGCCATGGATTACGAGTTGCTGCTTCGAATGAAAACCAGCGGCGCTCCGTTTTACTGTATTCCCGAAACGCTGGCGCTAATGTCAACCCAGGGCGTTTCAAACATGCACTGGGAGGAAGCATTTGACGAAGTGCAGCGCGCCCGAAAACTCTATTTGGCACCCGGCCCGCTGGATCGTTATCTCGTTTGGGTGGTAAAATGGCGCAAAAGACTTGGTCACGCTCTGGAGGGAGGACCACTGGCGCCCGCTGTTGCTGCCTACCGCCGAAACTTCTCAACCATCCGCAAAACATGAGCCGCCACGTTTTGAAGGATATATCCATTGTGTCGGCAAACTACAACAACGCCGCCTTTCTGGACGATTATTTTCAGAGCGTAGAAGATAACAGCGCCTGGCCGGGAGAGTTGGTCATTGTGGATGATGGGTCAACGGATGAATCACCGGCCATCATACGTAAGTGGGCTGCCAAACACTCCTGGATACGACCCGTTTTACTGCCCGACAATGTGGGGGTTGCCAACGCTACCAATCAAGGGATTGCAGTCGCAAATGGAACATGGATTTTACGCGTTGACCCCGATGATATGCTGATGCCCCACCGCATCCAAAGCCAGTGGGATTTCATTCAGCAACACCCTGAAGTTGATGTGCTCGGCGGAAACTGCGTGTATGTTGATGGTAAGACGCGTCAAAGCATTCGTACATCAGGCTTTCCGGCAACCCGGGCCGATATTGAAAAACTATTTCACCTGGGCGAAAACGGGGTGCTGAACGGAACCACCCTGGTACGAAAAACATGGTTTAACCGATTTCCTTATCGGCAGGAGATGGTCTGGGCCGAAGATTACGACTGCTTTGCACGTATGCTGCACGCCGGCGCCGTAATGGCTGCCCAACGAGAGCCCAACACATGGGTGCGCATTCACCGCGAATCAGCTACAAGCAATCTGGCGTGGGATACCCTCGAAAAGGCCTGGAAACTAAGCGTTGAGCTTTTCAATAACAAACGTACTTTGAGGGATGTAAAGGGCAACTTCCGTCATTTACAACATTATCGGCGATATTTGCTTAGCAAAAACCCCATCGCAAAGTGGTGGCATCTGGCCGCAGCTGTGTGGTGGAGACCTGAGAAAGTTCTAAAGGCTGTCTTTAAATGAAAATCGGCATACTCGGCACGCGGGGCATCCCCAATCAGTACGGCGGCTTTGAGCAGTTTGCCGAACATCTCGCACCGGGATTGGTTGCACGAGGTCACGAGGTTTGGGTGTACAACAGCAGTACCCATCCCTTTCAGGAATCGAGCTGGCAAGGCGTACAAATCATTCATTGCTATGACCCTGAAAACAAAATAGGTACAGTTGGGCAATTTGTGTATGACTTTAACTGCATTCGCGATGCGCGTTTACGCAACTTTGACGTGGTGCTTCAACTCGGATACACCAGCAGCTCGGTTTGGGGGCCGTGGCTTCCTGAACATGCCGTGGTCTTTACCAACATGGATGGTCTGGAATGGAAGCGCTCGAAGTACAACAAATGGGTTCAAAAGTATTTGAAAAGGGCAGAGGAATGGGCCATCAAAACCAGCGATGTGCTCATTGCCGACAGTCTGGGTATTCGCGATTACCTTCAGGACACCTATCACAAACACTCCGAATTTATCGCCTACGGTGCTGATCCCATCAACAATAAAAGTCCTGAAGTGCTCAGCCAATGGCAACTGGCACCTGACCAGTACTACCTGCTTGTTGCGCGTATGGAGCCTGAAAATCACATAGAGGTTATATTGGATGGATATATACAATCGGGGGTTGAAACGCCGTTTGTGGTGATTGGCCGCACAGAAAATACCTTTGGTAAAAGACTGGTGGAGAAGTATGCACACGCCCCCCGGGTAAAGTTTTTGGGCGCGATTTACGACAAGAACGCACTCAACCAACTGAGGCACCATTGCAGGCTGTATTTTCACGGTCACAGCGTGGGAGGAACCAACCCCTCACTGCTCGAAGCCATGGCCTGCGAAACGCTGATTGTGGCCCACAACAACCCGTTTAACCGCGCTGTGCTCGAAGAGGATGGACTGTATTTTGACGATGCGCAAGGTGTGTGTAACTGGATTAGGGAGGTTAAGATGGGTGAAATGACAGAGAAAAAGATCCGTAATCTCAACAAAATCAAATCAGATTACCGCTGGGAGCAGATTGTTGACCGCTACGAGCAGGTATTCCTCAGGCACTTTGAAAGACTGAGAACATGAAAGGTTTTGCTCCTCTTTTTGCCGATTGGAAAACCGGTCTTTTCACCGCAGCACTGGGCTTGTTGATTGTTACCCTTTTTCTGGCCCGGCTTTTTCCCGACTACCCTGTAAATTCATACGCGATTGTGCTCTTGCTTGCGGCTTGGGTGGCGGGAGGTGATTTTCGGAGGTTTCCGCAGCGGATGTCCCAACCGTGGTTGTGGTTGCCTCTTTTGCTGTTTCTGCTCTATGGCATCGGGGTTCTGTACAGCGACGACAAGGAAACCGCGGGCAGGATGTTGGAGCAGAAACTGGCTTTGCTGCTATTGCCCGTGCTGGTGGCGAGTGCTCCTCAATTCAAAAGGCAGCACCTCGGATGGTGTTTGTGGGTGTTTGTGCTTTCATCGGCAGCTGCCATGACCGTGGCATTTGCGCTGGCCATTATCAACGGAATGAGCGGCATGTACGGCGATATTACTTTTCTCGACATGGTGACCTACGAAAAGTTGGCCGGAACCATTGGATTTCAGCCTATTTACCTCTCCCTATACATGGTTTTTGCGTGCTTTGCCATTTACGCACTGGGGCGATTTGAGCGTTTCGCTAATCAGTTTTTCTACGGTAAAAGTGGATTGGTAGCGCTTTTGTTCTTTTACTTTTTTGCGTCGGTGGTGCTGCTTTCATCGCGCATGGAGATTATGGTTCTGTTCGTTTCACTGGCTGTGTTGATTGTAATAGGGGTAAGGCCTTTGAAGCGCCAACTGAGATACGCCGGAGTGTATGCAGCCATGTTGTTGCTCGCCCTCTTGATGATTTTGGGCAGCACCGAGAACAAGCAGCGCTTCACCGAAATGATAGACATAGAGTCTGATTACACGCAAGATCGCTATGGCGGAAGGTCCATCCGTTTTCACAAATGGTTAAACACCCTTGAGCGCTGGTCCGAAAACCCTGTGCTGGGAGTAGGAACCGGCGATATGCAGCACGAACTCAACGCAACCTACGCCCGCAATGATTTTCAGCTCGCCCTCGACTATTCCTTTAATCCGCACAACCAGTATCTCGAAACCCTGCTGACTATAGGCATTCCCGGTTTCCTGGTCCTGATTGCATGGATGGGCAGTTTGTGCTGGTTAGGCTGGCGACACAAAAACTGGCTCCTGCTCGTTTTTGGACTTATAGCCTCGCTCAGCATGATTACCGAAAGTATGCTTGAACGCCAGTGGGGTATTGTGTTCATTTGCTTTTTTGCTGCGCTGCTTACCAGCGATAATTTCAAGTATTTTCGCACGGAAAGCAGCCCTCAGCAGTGAATCGCGACTACGTATATTTTCTTCGACTCTACACGCGCCTTGCGAACTATGTAGCGCTTAATGTGGCGTTTGCTCTGGGTTTGTGGTTTCGCTTTCCCGATAACTGGGCGCAGGTATTTGGCAGCAATAATTACATCGCATTGCTGCTTTATGTAAACCTTTCATGGGTATTAATTACCAATGTATTGCGTTATTACCGCCCCTCGCGCATGCATCTCAAGCCGTTGCGCCGGGGGCTTCTTTTTGCCCAGATTTTTCTTTTGCATCTGCTGCTGGTGCTGGCATTCAACGGAATCATCAAAACCTATTATTCGCGGCTCTTTCTCACGTATTTCTATCTGTTGATACCGCTGTTGATACTGACGGGCGAGTGGATGGCCAAACTTCTGCTGAACTGGAATCAACGCAGAAACGGCGATTTTGGAAAGCTGGTTTTTGCGGGTTCCACCGATACGCTCAAAGACCTTAATCAATACTTTGAAAATTCTACTGGCGCTAAGTACCAGGGCCGAACTGTGCATGTTGAGCAAACCACCAACCTGCTTAACACCCTCATGACCATCCACAAACAAAGCAGTATCCAGGAATTGTACTGCAGCATGTCCGAAATAGAGCCGCAGGAGCTCCAAAAAGTAGCGCAGTTTTGCGAAAACAACCTCATTCGTGTGCGATTGGTGGTTGATCATCCGCGATGGGACACCAAGCCTATTGAGGTGAATTTTTACGATTCCATTCCTGTAGTGAACATCCCTTTTACGCCGTTGGACGAACCGGGCAACAAGCTGGCCAAACGCGCCTTTGATGTACTGTTCTCTTTGTTTGTGGTGGTGTTTGTTCTGTCGTGGTTGTTTCCGCTGATGGGTATCCTGATTAAGCTCAGTTCACCAGGTCCGGTCATATTCCGACAGCGCCGTAACGGTCTCGACAACCAGCCTTTTGAATGCCTGAAATTTCGGTCTATGCGTGTAAATGCAACCGCCGACCTTGAGCAGGCCACGCAAAACGACCCGCGTATTACGGCTATCGGCAGGTTTATTCGCGCTACCTCGCTCGATGAATTGCCTCAGTTTATTAACGTGCTGAAAG is from Cryomorphaceae bacterium and encodes:
- a CDS encoding glycosyltransferase, which produces MHLQNHRNLEQQDIRITVVTIVYNGADSVAKAIRSVLDQKYPNLEYIVIDGGSTDGTLEVLEDFGNQIQWISESDEGISDAFNKGIRRATGQIIGLLNADDSYLPGTLQAVASRFRGEGVYYGAMQLQENNRPGGTYHPNHELLEKDMTLCHPATFITAGLYKKYGLYRTDYCYAMDYELLLRMKTSGAPFYCIPETLALMSTQGVSNMHWEEAFDEVQRARKLYLAPGPLDRYLVWVVKWRKRLGHALEGGPLAPAVAAYRRNFSTIRKT
- a CDS encoding glycosyltransferase encodes the protein MAQKTWSRSGGRTTGARCCCLPPKLLNHPQNMSRHVLKDISIVSANYNNAAFLDDYFQSVEDNSAWPGELVIVDDGSTDESPAIIRKWAAKHSWIRPVLLPDNVGVANATNQGIAVANGTWILRVDPDDMLMPHRIQSQWDFIQQHPEVDVLGGNCVYVDGKTRQSIRTSGFPATRADIEKLFHLGENGVLNGTTLVRKTWFNRFPYRQEMVWAEDYDCFARMLHAGAVMAAQREPNTWVRIHRESATSNLAWDTLEKAWKLSVELFNNKRTLRDVKGNFRHLQHYRRYLLSKNPIAKWWHLAAAVWWRPEKVLKAVFK
- a CDS encoding glycosyltransferase family 1 protein, with the translated sequence MKIGILGTRGIPNQYGGFEQFAEHLAPGLVARGHEVWVYNSSTHPFQESSWQGVQIIHCYDPENKIGTVGQFVYDFNCIRDARLRNFDVVLQLGYTSSSVWGPWLPEHAVVFTNMDGLEWKRSKYNKWVQKYLKRAEEWAIKTSDVLIADSLGIRDYLQDTYHKHSEFIAYGADPINNKSPEVLSQWQLAPDQYYLLVARMEPENHIEVILDGYIQSGVETPFVVIGRTENTFGKRLVEKYAHAPRVKFLGAIYDKNALNQLRHHCRLYFHGHSVGGTNPSLLEAMACETLIVAHNNPFNRAVLEEDGLYFDDAQGVCNWIREVKMGEMTEKKIRNLNKIKSDYRWEQIVDRYEQVFLRHFERLRT
- a CDS encoding O-antigen ligase domain-containing protein: MKGFAPLFADWKTGLFTAALGLLIVTLFLARLFPDYPVNSYAIVLLLAAWVAGGDFRRFPQRMSQPWLWLPLLLFLLYGIGVLYSDDKETAGRMLEQKLALLLLPVLVASAPQFKRQHLGWCLWVFVLSSAAAMTVAFALAIINGMSGMYGDITFLDMVTYEKLAGTIGFQPIYLSLYMVFACFAIYALGRFERFANQFFYGKSGLVALLFFYFFASVVLLSSRMEIMVLFVSLAVLIVIGVRPLKRQLRYAGVYAAMLLLALLMILGSTENKQRFTEMIDIESDYTQDRYGGRSIRFHKWLNTLERWSENPVLGVGTGDMQHELNATYARNDFQLALDYSFNPHNQYLETLLTIGIPGFLVLIAWMGSLCWLGWRHKNWLLLVFGLIASLSMITESMLERQWGIVFICFFAALLTSDNFKYFRTESSPQQ
- a CDS encoding exopolysaccharide biosynthesis polyprenyl glycosylphosphotransferase, encoding MNRDYVYFLRLYTRLANYVALNVAFALGLWFRFPDNWAQVFGSNNYIALLLYVNLSWVLITNVLRYYRPSRMHLKPLRRGLLFAQIFLLHLLLVLAFNGIIKTYYSRLFLTYFYLLIPLLILTGEWMAKLLLNWNQRRNGDFGKLVFAGSTDTLKDLNQYFENSTGAKYQGRTVHVEQTTNLLNTLMTIHKQSSIQELYCSMSEIEPQELQKVAQFCENNLIRVRLVVDHPRWDTKPIEVNFYDSIPVVNIPFTPLDEPGNKLAKRAFDVLFSLFVVVFVLSWLFPLMGILIKLSSPGPVIFRQRRNGLDNQPFECLKFRSMRVNATADLEQATQNDPRITAIGRFIRATSLDELPQFINVLKGEMSVVGPRPHMLKHTEQYAQLVGQFMQRHAIKPGVTGLAQVKGFRGEINQYDDIANRVKYDRFYVENWSLALDIKIVLLTVVTVFRRQ